Proteins from a single region of Myxococcales bacterium:
- a CDS encoding ABC transporter permease, translating into MMWSELMTDTFRNVRAHSTRFGLTSLGVFWGVLMLTFLSATSTGYDQHFGAMVSKIGPRIVYLFSGAITNDTSGQRATRNVVFEREDIERISKIGSIDHAAANLWLSFKLVRAGKRSKLIAMSGADENTVKIRNYEIAVGRSISRGDVLDSREVVFLGFVAAQRIFGDTPAVGRRITIESIPFRVIGVSKEKGDQIVNLGVQDDELAFIPVTTAQRRFTHDDSVGTIIFEPRTREISWSAIDVARAVLGLHQGFDHDDTSAVGSFNIHEVMTLLEGILSGLKIFLAGASLITLFVGGAGVMNIMLVVVTERTREIGLRKAIGASNSAIFTQFLCESLCVTMISGTMGAAIGTGLIFVMANWVRNSTLGAVPPVFVPASLIVIFFVIVIVGVVSGLLPAVRASRIEPAISLRG; encoded by the coding sequence ATGATGTGGTCCGAACTCATGACCGATACTTTCCGAAATGTGCGCGCACACTCGACGCGCTTCGGTCTTACTTCGCTTGGTGTTTTCTGGGGCGTCCTGATGCTGACGTTCTTGTCCGCCACCTCAACGGGATACGATCAACACTTTGGAGCGATGGTGAGCAAGATCGGGCCGCGCATTGTCTATCTCTTCTCGGGCGCCATCACGAACGACACCTCGGGTCAACGCGCAACGAGAAACGTGGTGTTCGAGAGGGAGGACATCGAACGGATCTCCAAGATCGGTTCGATTGATCACGCTGCGGCGAACCTCTGGCTCAGCTTCAAGCTCGTTCGAGCGGGCAAGCGCAGCAAATTGATCGCGATGAGCGGCGCCGACGAAAACACGGTGAAAATTCGAAACTACGAAATCGCCGTCGGCCGGTCGATCAGCCGGGGCGATGTCCTCGACAGCCGTGAGGTCGTGTTCCTGGGCTTCGTCGCTGCACAGCGAATATTTGGAGACACGCCGGCGGTAGGCCGAAGGATCACAATCGAGTCGATTCCCTTCCGAGTCATCGGGGTGTCGAAGGAAAAGGGAGACCAAATCGTAAACCTTGGAGTCCAGGACGACGAACTCGCGTTCATTCCCGTGACTACTGCTCAGCGCCGGTTCACCCACGACGATAGTGTCGGCACCATCATCTTCGAACCCCGGACCCGGGAGATCAGTTGGAGTGCGATCGACGTGGCGCGAGCAGTGCTCGGACTCCATCAGGGATTTGATCACGACGATACGAGCGCGGTGGGATCGTTCAACATTCACGAAGTGATGACACTGCTCGAAGGGATCCTGAGTGGCTTGAAAATCTTCCTCGCCGGCGCAAGCTTGATCACACTCTTCGTCGGCGGCGCCGGCGTGATGAACATCATGCTGGTTGTCGTGACCGAAAGAACCCGGGAGATCGGCCTGCGCAAGGCAATCGGTGCATCGAACTCGGCAATCTTCACCCAATTTCTCTGCGAGAGTCTGTGCGTGACAATGATTTCCGGCACAATGGGTGCAGCCATCGGAACCGGCTTGATTTTCGTCATGGCAAATTGGGTGAGGAACAGCACCCTCGGCGCTGTCCCGCCAGTGTTCGTCCCCGCCAGTTTGATCGTCATCTTCTTCGTGATCGTAATAGTCGGCGTAGTTTCGGGTTTGCTTCCGGCGGTAAGGGCTTCAAGGATCGAACCGGCTATTTCACTTCGGGGATAG
- a CDS encoding transposase, with protein sequence MAVIKQLELADYVLQKRMTSGHGGPRKGAGAKRVGRGQVPHRQRSDFNELTPAHVTLRVVKGLSNLRRRSLVMEVRKTFAKGWERGDFRLVEYSIQHNHLHMIVEAESQDALSRGMKSIAARFALAVNRVFKRTGKVIAGRYHVQLLTSPTQVRNALRYVLLNIRKHFKQRTGHAPPVKIDEASSGSRFDGWRASSESLRVKASTQEEVGVAKAASWLLSKGWRRRGLIDLSAIPG encoded by the coding sequence ATGGCAGTAATCAAGCAGCTCGAACTTGCTGACTATGTCTTGCAGAAGCGCATGACCTCTGGACATGGGGGTCCGCGCAAAGGGGCTGGGGCCAAGCGAGTTGGGCGGGGCCAGGTGCCTCATCGACAACGATCTGATTTCAATGAACTCACTCCCGCCCATGTGACATTGCGTGTTGTAAAGGGGCTCTCGAACCTTCGGCGACGATCACTCGTGATGGAAGTGCGGAAGACATTCGCCAAGGGGTGGGAGCGCGGCGACTTTCGGTTGGTTGAGTATTCCATCCAGCACAATCATCTTCACATGATCGTTGAGGCCGAGTCTCAAGATGCCCTCTCTCGGGGCATGAAGTCGATTGCTGCTCGGTTTGCATTGGCTGTGAATCGTGTCTTTAAGCGAACCGGTAAGGTGATTGCAGGTCGCTATCACGTTCAGCTTCTTACTTCACCCACCCAGGTGCGAAACGCGCTTCGCTACGTGCTTCTCAATATTCGAAAGCACTTCAAACAGAGAACCGGCCATGCGCCGCCGGTGAAGATCGATGAGGCCTCTTCGGGTAGCCGGTTCGACGGCTGGCGCGCAAGCTCCGAGAGCTTGCGCGTGAAGGCATCCACCCAGGAAGAAGTAGGAGTGGCCAAGGCAGCAAGCTGGCTCCTCAGCAAAGGCTGGCGCAGACGCGGTCTAATCGACCTCTCCGCAATACCGGGCTAA
- a CDS encoding phytanoyl-CoA dioxygenase family protein, which translates to MTATRFSDQATQSELAQYERDGYFARSSVFDEIELKPLCDGVEAIHRKIEQAAEAADVKAPRLIDGKRYQNVLGSSVQWEWRDGSKEIRTMEPYHHLDATLNQMIDDIRLWGPARAIVKSNDISLFSDKLNFKRPGGAPFPWHQDNPYWAFLCNHLDQLVSVAIILDDSNTDNGCLWLIPGSHKHGALACFEDRGNVGRLYTDIDRHDLNEPVPIDLPAGSVVYFHGDIVHGSQGNKTQEERRLLLLTYQPGGLARWQQESVRGVGG; encoded by the coding sequence ATGACGGCCACCCGGTTCAGTGATCAGGCGACGCAGTCTGAACTCGCCCAATACGAGCGCGACGGATACTTCGCGCGCTCGTCGGTCTTTGATGAAATCGAACTAAAGCCCCTGTGCGACGGCGTGGAAGCCATCCACCGCAAAATCGAGCAGGCCGCCGAAGCCGCGGACGTCAAAGCACCTCGCTTGATCGACGGCAAGCGCTACCAAAATGTACTCGGGTCGAGTGTCCAATGGGAATGGCGGGACGGTTCGAAAGAAATCCGAACCATGGAACCCTATCACCATCTCGACGCGACCCTCAATCAGATGATCGATGACATCCGCCTCTGGGGTCCGGCCCGGGCAATCGTCAAGAGCAACGACATCAGTTTGTTCAGCGACAAGCTCAACTTCAAGCGCCCCGGCGGCGCCCCTTTCCCATGGCATCAGGACAACCCCTATTGGGCATTCTTGTGCAACCACCTCGATCAACTGGTAAGCGTGGCCATCATCCTCGACGACTCCAACACCGACAACGGCTGCCTCTGGTTGATCCCCGGAAGCCACAAACACGGAGCCCTCGCATGCTTCGAAGACCGGGGCAACGTCGGCCGTCTATACACCGACATCGATCGTCACGATCTGAACGAACCCGTGCCGATCGACCTACCGGCGGGTTCGGTCGTGTACTTCCACGGCGATATTGTTCATGGCTCGCAGGGCAACAAGACCCAGGAGGAGCGGAGGCTGCTGCTGCTCACCTATCAGCCCGGTGGCTTGGCGCGCTGGCAGCAGGAAAGTGTTCGGGGTGTGGGGGGGTGA
- a CDS encoding S9 family peptidase, protein MMLRIGLSSAIACFLTVASATAEPPAIVAEPPATIAVDVFFRNPTMSQPTLSPDGKHIAFVFSNDDIQRVFVRKVVGSDPEGLAVFPMQEVRLDSIEWANSRRLLLSTSVSDPDAREVNPSKTRLYGVNRDRPNLKWLGEKWRKGESARQDHFEDKVISLLPSERDYVLVSHLERGEEIPSVSRLNIVSGRLRLQHAASQGIGEWYVDQKGNVRAAEASDQAADGKSYTLLARSQVSQELEPVFEAEDHRNNRFRFAGFHEDSNLLYVIADHEGRDALFEFNIASRSLGDLVFAHPEFDVTGAQYSEARQKIVGANFTADGPEIAFFDADEEREQGAVDKSLLTVQGHRTSNRIVSATADGNLAIIEVGNHVQPPVYYAYDRSKKEINFIFEQHPDIPVDQLAEVKRINFAARDGSNIPGYLTLPTDPGSDKLPMIVLPHDGPSARDALVYNPVVQFFANRGFAVLQVNYRGSSGFGREFRLAGNEDWGRVIQEDIADGVKWAIREGIADPDRVGIFGTGFGGYSALMGLVTTPKLYRAGASFAGITGLDTSGDDGGGVRMNSPLRNIDEIQVPVLLGHGARDSRVAVDHARKLKQALEAAGKNVKYLEYADDAEGLVLESSRIDFYSQLLSFFETNLAASTPPPAPAKISETAQPMDAPAEATDDLAEPIAEPAD, encoded by the coding sequence ATGATGCTTCGCATTGGACTATCGAGCGCGATCGCGTGTTTTTTGACGGTTGCGAGTGCGACCGCCGAACCCCCAGCGATTGTTGCCGAACCCCCAGCAACCATTGCCGTCGATGTTTTCTTCAGAAACCCCACCATGAGCCAGCCGACGCTTTCGCCCGACGGGAAGCACATCGCGTTTGTATTCTCGAATGACGATATTCAGCGCGTCTTTGTTCGCAAGGTCGTCGGGAGCGACCCTGAGGGTCTCGCCGTGTTTCCGATGCAAGAGGTGCGGCTCGATTCGATCGAATGGGCAAATTCGCGTCGCTTGCTCTTGAGCACGTCGGTGTCCGATCCCGACGCGCGAGAAGTCAATCCCTCGAAGACTCGATTGTACGGCGTCAATCGCGACCGACCGAATTTAAAGTGGCTCGGAGAAAAATGGAGGAAAGGAGAATCTGCGCGGCAAGACCACTTCGAAGACAAGGTCATCAGCCTGCTGCCCTCCGAGCGAGACTACGTGTTGGTATCTCATCTTGAACGTGGGGAGGAGATTCCGAGTGTCAGCCGGTTGAACATCGTTTCTGGCCGGCTGCGTCTACAGCACGCCGCCAGCCAGGGTATCGGCGAGTGGTACGTGGACCAGAAAGGCAACGTGCGAGCTGCCGAGGCCTCGGATCAAGCAGCGGATGGCAAGAGCTATACCCTGCTCGCACGTAGTCAGGTAAGTCAAGAACTCGAACCGGTCTTTGAAGCGGAAGATCATCGAAACAACAGATTCCGGTTCGCCGGATTTCACGAAGACTCGAATCTGCTTTATGTGATTGCGGATCACGAGGGGCGGGATGCGCTCTTCGAGTTCAATATCGCTAGCCGTTCCTTGGGCGACCTCGTGTTCGCTCACCCTGAGTTCGATGTCACCGGTGCGCAGTACAGCGAAGCGCGTCAGAAAATCGTGGGAGCCAATTTCACGGCTGACGGGCCGGAAATCGCCTTCTTCGATGCAGACGAGGAGAGAGAACAAGGGGCGGTCGATAAGTCATTGCTCACGGTTCAAGGGCACAGGACGAGTAATCGAATTGTCAGTGCGACTGCCGACGGAAACCTTGCAATTATCGAAGTGGGAAACCACGTTCAACCTCCCGTCTACTACGCCTACGATCGTTCGAAGAAAGAGATCAACTTCATCTTCGAGCAACACCCGGACATTCCTGTCGATCAACTGGCCGAGGTCAAGCGAATCAATTTTGCGGCACGGGACGGAAGCAACATACCCGGCTATCTGACGCTCCCGACGGATCCCGGGAGCGACAAGCTCCCGATGATCGTGCTCCCCCACGACGGACCGTCGGCTCGCGATGCACTGGTCTACAACCCGGTGGTCCAGTTCTTTGCCAACCGCGGATTCGCCGTTCTGCAGGTGAACTATCGCGGTAGCAGCGGGTTTGGACGCGAGTTTCGGCTCGCCGGAAACGAGGACTGGGGTCGCGTGATCCAGGAAGACATCGCCGATGGCGTCAAGTGGGCAATCCGTGAGGGAATTGCCGATCCCGATCGAGTTGGGATTTTTGGTACGGGCTTCGGAGGCTATTCGGCATTGATGGGGCTCGTGACGACACCGAAGCTCTATCGCGCGGGTGCGAGTTTCGCGGGGATTACCGGTCTCGACACCTCCGGCGACGACGGCGGAGGGGTGCGCATGAATTCTCCTCTTCGCAACATCGATGAAATCCAGGTTCCGGTGTTGCTGGGGCACGGTGCCAGGGATTCCCGCGTCGCAGTCGATCACGCTCGCAAGCTCAAGCAGGCCCTCGAAGCTGCGGGAAAGAACGTCAAGTACCTGGAGTACGCCGACGACGCTGAGGGTCTGGTGCTCGAGAGCAGTCGAATCGATTTTTATTCGCAGCTCTTGAGTTTCTTTGAAACCAACCTGGCCGCCAGCACCCCACCGCCGGCACCGGCGAAAATCTCGGAGACGGCGCAACCGATGGACGCGCCAGCAGAAGCAACCGACGATCTCGCAGAACCCATCGCCGAGCCAGCAGACTGA
- a CDS encoding TIGR03617 family F420-dependent LLM class oxidoreductase, whose protein sequence is MGIKVETVILGPDTEQYAGKGQPVTNIRHIADISQHMESLGFDGITVPEAGHDPFLPIPLIAEHTEKISIGTNIAVAFPRSPMVTAQIAWDLQQLSGGRFRLGLGTQVKAHVTRRYATPWDSAPGPRLREYLECMRAMFATFQEEKPTYFEGEYYNFSLMNPFFNPGPIDFDPPEVLIAAVNPYMARLAGELCDGLRLHPIATLSFTEKCVIPAIAQGALKAGRSLGEIDVIGAPFLCLAKDEAGLRAAMEEQKQHIAFYASTPTYHSVLEHHGWMDTAQELHRMTREGKWSELHKCISDDMLEEWAIISLWDDFPSKCRERCNGIFDTVLLDLPAEARADEDFVKSTVAALQQK, encoded by the coding sequence ATGGGGATAAAAGTCGAGACCGTGATTCTCGGCCCCGATACCGAGCAGTATGCCGGCAAGGGACAACCGGTCACCAACATCCGTCACATCGCCGACATCTCGCAGCACATGGAATCACTGGGCTTTGATGGGATCACGGTGCCCGAAGCCGGCCACGATCCCTTCCTGCCCATTCCGCTGATCGCCGAACACACCGAGAAGATCAGCATCGGAACCAACATTGCGGTCGCCTTCCCGCGCAGTCCGATGGTAACCGCCCAGATCGCATGGGATCTGCAACAGCTTTCGGGGGGTCGCTTTCGCCTGGGTCTCGGGACCCAGGTCAAAGCCCACGTTACGCGACGCTACGCGACACCTTGGGACAGTGCCCCGGGACCTCGCCTGCGCGAGTACCTCGAGTGCATGCGCGCCATGTTCGCGACGTTCCAAGAGGAGAAGCCCACGTATTTCGAGGGTGAGTACTACAATTTTTCACTGATGAATCCGTTCTTCAACCCGGGACCCATCGACTTCGACCCGCCCGAAGTCCTGATCGCCGCGGTGAACCCCTACATGGCGAGACTCGCCGGAGAATTGTGCGACGGCTTGCGCCTGCATCCGATCGCGACTCTGAGCTTCACCGAGAAGTGCGTCATCCCGGCCATCGCCCAGGGAGCTCTGAAGGCGGGGCGGTCGCTCGGGGAGATCGACGTGATCGGAGCACCGTTCCTGTGCCTGGCCAAAGACGAAGCAGGCCTGCGCGCCGCGATGGAAGAACAGAAACAACACATCGCGTTTTACGCTTCAACCCCCACCTACCATTCGGTACTCGAGCACCACGGCTGGATGGACACCGCGCAGGAACTGCATCGCATGACCCGCGAGGGCAAGTGGAGCGAACTCCATAAGTGCATCAGCGATGACATGCTCGAAGAATGGGCGATCATCAGCCTCTGGGACGATTTCCCGAGCAAGTGCCGAGAGCGTTGCAATGGTATCTTCGACACGGTGCTACTCGACTTGCCTGCGGAGGCTCGCGCCGACGAAGACTTCGTTAAATCGACCGTTGCGGCGCTACAGCAAAAATGA
- a CDS encoding enoyl-CoA hydratase/isomerase family protein yields MDVQDQFTFEIKDGIGILTIDRPDRLNAVNWELCEAMAALLSDLRTNDEVRVIVLTGAGGAFSSGGDAEFLSGKSARAIPGLSDRPLERFQRKHPAGMFAEFTRMIIAVDKPVIAAIEGPCMGAGLAYALACDRRFGSKTTRMSAAMVRLGFAPDCGISYFLPRVTRLPVALNMITTGCILEADECYKEGLIDELVEEGEALGAAMDYARKLARGPSVAIDLARHFIYKSLNSTLEDMLRYEGVAAVMSAMTEDAKEGTASFLEKRRPNYRGL; encoded by the coding sequence ATGGACGTGCAAGATCAATTTACCTTTGAGATCAAAGATGGCATCGGCATCCTCACCATCGACCGTCCGGACCGCTTGAACGCCGTCAACTGGGAGTTGTGTGAAGCCATGGCGGCATTGCTTTCCGATCTTCGCACCAACGACGAGGTTCGCGTGATCGTCCTCACAGGCGCGGGTGGTGCCTTCTCTTCCGGGGGCGACGCCGAGTTCTTGAGCGGAAAATCCGCGCGAGCAATTCCCGGACTGTCCGATCGGCCCCTCGAGCGTTTTCAACGCAAGCATCCAGCGGGGATGTTCGCGGAGTTCACCCGCATGATCATTGCAGTAGACAAACCGGTCATCGCGGCGATCGAAGGACCGTGCATGGGCGCCGGACTTGCCTACGCGCTGGCTTGTGATCGACGCTTCGGTTCGAAGACGACCCGCATGAGTGCGGCAATGGTGCGCCTCGGCTTCGCACCCGACTGCGGGATCAGCTACTTCCTTCCCCGGGTCACCCGCCTGCCTGTAGCCCTCAACATGATTACCACGGGCTGCATCCTCGAAGCTGACGAGTGCTACAAGGAAGGCTTGATCGACGAACTCGTCGAGGAAGGCGAAGCCCTGGGCGCGGCCATGGACTACGCCCGCAAGTTGGCCCGGGGACCCAGCGTCGCAATCGACCTTGCCCGACACTTCATCTACAAATCACTCAACTCGACCCTCGAAGACATGCTCCGCTACGAGGGAGTGGCAGCGGTCATGTCAGCAATGACCGAGGACGCCAAAGAGGGAACAGCCTCTTTCCTTGAAAAGCGCCGCCCCAACTATCGCGGACTCTAA
- a CDS encoding wax ester/triacylglycerol synthase family O-acyltransferase: MEQLTGLDTSFLNMETRTTYGHVCGLAIFDPTSAKAPITLDEVKRVIRERLHLLPPFRRRLVEVPFGLDHPYWIEDPEFDLDFHVRHIGLPPPGDQQQLAELVSRIVARPLDRSRPLWELYLIEGLEGGLVGQLTKIHHCAVDGVSGAEILTTLLDLSPEPRKIGAPRRAWRPEPVPTQIEMLMRGVWGIAGAPRKGFRLARELVRNFPALAASFGFEEVPGASLINQLLGRKPDPMLSEASTPTPRTSFNDRISPHRRFAFGSVPLDAVKEIKTTFGVKVNDVILGICAGALRRYLQERHDLPRDPLIAMVPVSVRTGEQQGNFGNQVSAMTTSLHTHVEDPGQRLQAIHQSMRVAKEQHEALPASLLQDFAQFAPPAVAARAARVIARATVANLVDPPFNVVISNVPGPQFPIYSVGTRLVAIYPVAAINDGVGLNITVQSYNGALDFGLVACRELIPDLWDLMDYIHGSLDELGEAAQKTASLVETKRNKRLKSSSNACAKAD; the protein is encoded by the coding sequence ATGGAACAACTCACCGGTCTCGACACCAGCTTTCTCAACATGGAAACCCGGACGACCTATGGGCACGTCTGCGGGCTCGCAATCTTCGACCCGACAAGCGCCAAGGCCCCGATCACCCTCGACGAAGTCAAGCGCGTCATCCGAGAGCGTTTGCATTTGCTGCCGCCGTTTCGCCGCCGTCTGGTCGAGGTTCCATTCGGGCTCGACCATCCCTACTGGATCGAAGATCCCGAGTTTGATCTCGACTTTCACGTTCGCCACATCGGGCTTCCGCCCCCGGGCGATCAGCAGCAGCTCGCCGAACTGGTGTCGCGTATCGTCGCGCGGCCCCTCGACCGCAGCCGGCCGCTATGGGAACTCTATTTGATCGAGGGCCTCGAAGGCGGCCTGGTGGGTCAACTCACCAAGATTCACCACTGTGCGGTCGATGGTGTCTCGGGTGCAGAGATCTTGACGACCCTCCTCGACCTCTCCCCCGAGCCGCGCAAGATCGGAGCGCCGCGCAGGGCCTGGCGACCCGAACCCGTGCCGACCCAGATCGAGATGCTGATGCGTGGGGTCTGGGGAATCGCGGGCGCACCCCGCAAGGGTTTTCGACTCGCCCGAGAATTGGTCCGCAATTTTCCGGCACTCGCCGCCTCGTTCGGTTTCGAAGAAGTGCCGGGCGCCTCACTCATCAATCAACTGCTCGGTCGCAAGCCCGACCCAATGCTCTCTGAAGCCTCGACCCCAACACCGCGCACATCGTTCAACGACCGCATCAGTCCCCATCGACGCTTCGCCTTCGGCTCGGTTCCTCTCGATGCCGTGAAGGAAATCAAGACCACCTTCGGCGTCAAGGTCAACGATGTGATACTCGGCATTTGCGCCGGAGCCCTGCGCCGTTATTTGCAGGAGCGTCACGATCTGCCCCGCGATCCATTGATCGCGATGGTCCCGGTCTCTGTGCGGACCGGAGAGCAACAGGGAAACTTCGGCAACCAGGTGTCGGCGATGACCACATCGCTCCACACGCACGTCGAAGACCCCGGACAAAGACTCCAGGCGATTCATCAATCGATGCGCGTCGCCAAGGAACAACATGAAGCCCTACCCGCTTCGCTGCTCCAGGACTTTGCCCAGTTTGCGCCACCCGCAGTGGCCGCGCGCGCGGCCCGGGTGATCGCTCGAGCCACGGTGGCCAACCTCGTCGACCCGCCCTTCAACGTGGTGATTTCGAATGTACCCGGACCACAATTTCCGATCTACAGCGTCGGCACCCGGCTCGTAGCCATCTATCCGGTGGCAGCGATCAACGATGGGGTGGGACTCAACATCACTGTGCAGAGTTACAACGGCGCCCTCGACTTTGGTCTGGTCGCTTGTCGAGAACTCATCCCCGACCTCTGGGATTTGATGGACTACATCCACGGATCACTCGACGAGTTGGGCGAAGCGGCCCAAAAAACGGCTTCCCTAGTCGAGACGAAGCGAAACAAGAGATTGAAATCTAGCTCGAACGCTTGCGCGAAAGCGGACTAG
- a CDS encoding SDR family NAD(P)-dependent oxidoreductase has product MGLLDGKVAIVTGAGGGLGRAHAMLLAKEGAAVVINDLGGALDGSGDGSRVAENVVKEIKDAGGEAVANFGSVTSEADAQAMVAQAVSSFGKLDILINNAGILRDKSFKKMTSDLWDPVIEVHLKGTYHPTKAAFAQMIEQGTGGRIIMTSSTSGLIGNFGQTNYGAAKAGIAGFMRCLAIEAVKARVTVNVLAPNAYSRMTANLFPEGSEERYAPEKVSPAIVWLCSDEAEDITGRQFVISGNRVTLLYQAGFKIAERDGKEAAWDVAEIGQQIRKSMDEWPAPATVPELVF; this is encoded by the coding sequence ATGGGACTCTTGGATGGAAAGGTTGCAATCGTCACCGGCGCAGGAGGCGGATTGGGGCGCGCGCACGCAATGTTGCTGGCAAAGGAAGGGGCTGCGGTCGTCATCAATGATCTCGGCGGTGCGCTCGATGGATCTGGCGATGGGTCCAGGGTCGCCGAAAACGTCGTGAAGGAAATCAAGGACGCGGGAGGTGAAGCGGTCGCGAACTTTGGTTCGGTGACCAGCGAAGCCGATGCACAGGCGATGGTCGCCCAGGCCGTCTCGTCCTTCGGCAAGCTCGACATCCTGATCAACAACGCCGGCATCCTGCGCGACAAGTCCTTCAAGAAGATGACAAGCGATCTGTGGGACCCCGTCATCGAGGTTCATCTGAAGGGAACGTATCATCCCACCAAGGCAGCCTTTGCTCAGATGATCGAGCAGGGCACCGGCGGGCGGATCATCATGACCAGCTCGACCTCGGGTTTGATCGGCAATTTTGGCCAGACGAACTACGGGGCGGCGAAGGCCGGCATCGCCGGGTTCATGCGCTGTCTGGCGATCGAAGCCGTGAAGGCAAGGGTGACGGTCAACGTGCTCGCACCCAACGCATACTCGCGCATGACCGCAAATCTGTTTCCCGAGGGCTCGGAGGAGCGTTACGCACCCGAGAAAGTCTCGCCGGCGATCGTCTGGTTGTGTTCCGACGAAGCGGAAGACATCACTGGGCGCCAGTTCGTCATCAGCGGCAACCGAGTCACGTTGCTCTACCAGGCGGGTTTCAAGATCGCCGAGCGGGACGGGAAAGAGGCCGCCTGGGATGTTGCTGAAATTGGCCAGCAGATTCGCAAGTCGATGGACGAATGGCCCGCGCCGGCAACGGTTCCGGAACTGGTCTTCTAG
- a CDS encoding PilZ domain-containing protein, with protein MDKRGSPRFITRFDSLVSAEQEEGAGVLAEISYSGARLAETSMRPPIDTKVTLYIFVQPVAPFELTGTVVRHTDTGFVLTYDVVDDEIRRWVDDVTALVSMPETG; from the coding sequence GTGGACAAGAGAGGCAGTCCGAGATTCATCACGCGATTCGATTCGCTGGTGTCGGCCGAGCAGGAAGAAGGTGCAGGGGTGCTCGCCGAAATCTCGTATTCCGGAGCGCGGCTCGCGGAGACGTCGATGCGTCCACCCATCGACACCAAGGTCACGCTTTACATTTTTGTTCAGCCTGTCGCGCCGTTCGAACTGACCGGCACTGTGGTACGGCACACCGATACGGGTTTCGTACTGACCTACGATGTTGTCGACGACGAAATTCGACGTTGGGTCGACGATGTGACCGCGCTGGTGTCGATGCCCGAAACGGGTTGA
- a CDS encoding transporter produces MRDVAILGQGLHPWGKFPDIPVTQLCRTAVEAALADAGIKWRQIEAVAAASSRFSGGKGWGLNGNDIVEDMGSTGIPVYNMSAGCAAGANAFNVGHMLVASGQHDLVLVMGGEKMPKGFVQTSGLDDVTDPEYLRQRCVGLPGPGFWAILCRQRMAQYGTTEEDLAAIAVKAHKLGALNEFARFRSEFTMDQVLNSAMVNFPLRLYEICPVSDGAAAVVLCSAEIAKKMASKPVWVGSSVVATASFDDGLPRQLACTIGEGNPHHSEAKIAVSKAMKAAGIEPGDVDLIELQDNTVYYELAFPEEWGFIEPGTAEQWVAKGETMPTGKLPINPSGGFQSFGEATTAQALWQIVEVVSQLRGDAGARQVPNAKIGLAQSLGLGGNATATVLRV; encoded by the coding sequence ATGAGAGATGTCGCCATTCTCGGCCAAGGACTTCATCCTTGGGGCAAGTTTCCGGACATTCCAGTGACCCAGTTGTGCCGCACGGCGGTCGAAGCGGCGCTGGCCGACGCGGGGATCAAGTGGCGGCAGATCGAGGCGGTGGCTGCGGCGAGTTCGCGCTTCTCCGGCGGCAAGGGCTGGGGGCTCAACGGAAACGACATCGTCGAAGACATGGGTTCTACGGGCATTCCCGTCTACAACATGTCCGCTGGTTGTGCCGCGGGCGCCAACGCGTTCAACGTGGGCCATATGCTGGTCGCGAGCGGCCAACACGATTTGGTGCTGGTGATGGGCGGAGAGAAAATGCCCAAAGGATTTGTCCAGACCTCAGGACTGGATGACGTAACCGACCCCGAATATCTGCGACAGCGCTGTGTGGGTCTGCCGGGGCCAGGCTTCTGGGCAATTTTATGTCGCCAGCGCATGGCGCAGTACGGAACCACGGAAGAAGACCTTGCGGCGATTGCGGTGAAGGCTCACAAGCTCGGCGCGCTCAACGAGTTTGCGCGTTTCCGCAGCGAGTTCACGATGGACCAGGTGCTGAACTCGGCAATGGTGAACTTTCCCCTGCGCCTGTACGAAATCTGCCCTGTGAGTGACGGTGCTGCTGCAGTGGTGTTGTGTTCAGCGGAGATCGCCAAGAAGATGGCGAGCAAGCCGGTTTGGGTGGGCTCGAGTGTGGTGGCGACGGCTAGCTTCGACGACGGGCTTCCGCGCCAACTCGCCTGCACGATCGGCGAAGGAAATCCGCACCACAGCGAAGCGAAGATCGCTGTATCGAAAGCGATGAAAGCGGCCGGGATTGAGCCGGGCGATGTGGATCTGATCGAATTGCAAGACAACACCGTCTACTACGAACTCGCGTTTCCCGAAGAGTGGGGGTTCATCGAGCCGGGAACCGCTGAGCAATGGGTTGCCAAGGGTGAAACCATGCCCACGGGCAAGCTGCCGATCAACCCGAGTGGAGGCTTTCAGAGTTTCGGGGAAGCGACCACCGCCCAGGCCCTCTGGCAGATTGTCGAAGTTGTTTCGCAGCTACGGGGTGATGCCGGAGCGCGACAAGTCCCAAATGCCAAGATCGGCCTCGCCCAGAGTCTGGGACTCGGCGGAAACGCCACGGCGACGGTGCTGCGCGTCTGA